AATCTTCGTAAATTTATTAAATGACAAAGGAAGATACTTAGaagaatgttttttctttcacCTGTACAATGAGCTTAAGttgggtccaaaacaacactggatagAAAAACACTCCAAGACATTTTTCCAAATATCATCCTGcggtccacagaagaaagtcattcaggtttggaagaacatgagggtgagtaaaagttGACAGAATTTTTGATTTAGGCTAAACTATCCCTTAAATTACCAAAAGTTCCAGTAGAGCACACGTGAGAGCAACATGTTTTTACAGTTGGGAGAAAAAGGACGTGCCAGTTAAAATCTGGTTTTGCTAAAATAGATCAGCAACATGTCACGGGGTAATTCCTGTTGCTAAAATCATACaaacacagaaatattttgattaaGGATGGTGAATATTAGAATCAAGGTGCCACAGTGACGTACACTGCTTTTTCTCACCCGCTACCGTGGATTCATAACTATTCATTGCATGTGCAATTTGCTCACAATCCTGAATGGCACATTAGTCAGTGCATTATCTGTGTTTGTTCACATTGTTTGTAGGATAAAACTACAGCCCGGTCAAATCATTCAGTGTATCTTCTGTAAACAGTCTGTAACTGAACACGTCAACAGTGGATCAATGCAAAACAGTTacatgcactcactcactcacacagtaGAAAAACCTCTTGGATGTTGACTGGGAAAGAGCTGAAGGGAGGACTTTTTGACAACTCTGTCCAATCTATGACTGTACTAATTCCCATGAGAATTAGTATCTGTTTGGTGGGTAGTGATGGTCGTATGACTGTCCGTCTCGTGACATTGCATTGAATCCATCTCTATGGCTTGTAAAACAAGCATGTTGACATCAGCAGTATTGGCATCGAGGTTACCGACAGTCTCTGCCACGGGGGGCGTTTGCATGCTCACAGCTTCCTCAGTTCCCTCAAGTATCAAAATGGCACTGCCAGGTTGAAGACATTTTGCATTGAGCTTGTTCACTTCGCCAACATGCACTTCATTCTCATTCATGGCCTCTTCCTGGGCAGCAGCATCGTCATCACTGACTCCATTCTCCCGGACCACATGCTCCTCTGTTGTGTCAGATTCATCTTGATCTTCAATATCTGGTGTGTTCTTCTCACAAGCATCATGGAGTGTAACATCTTCTGCAGTTTCCTTCTCAGCATCAGCACTGAGATCAATAGAAACTTCATTTTTATGGATCCTTTCTCCTGGATCTTCTTCATGAAGGATCTTGTCAGGGGTTTGTCTCACAGTGCTATCCTGCTCAAGTCCAACATCTTGACTTCCCTTCTTCGCTTCATTGATATCATCAATCTTTTTCTCGATGACTTCGTCTACTGAGGTAACATCAACTGCGTCTTCGGCAACAGATGTTTCTTGATCAAGATCTTCTTCATTGTGGGCTTCTCCTTGCTGAAGCTTGTCTTCAATGAGTCCGGCTATCTGTGGAGCTAGATACTCACAATcataactttgtagatctttggCATCTTCATCAAGCCTTTGTGTTTCTTTTGAGCCAATGTTTCCATCCTCTTCCTCAGTTTCTACAGAAACAACAAGGTTTGGGTGGACTTCAACTACTAGTTTAATGTAACTCTCTTCCTCTTGAGGCAGCTGCTCATGGCCGATTCCATGCTTCAGGTCAAGTGCAGTCTGTTCTGCATCACTCAGTCTCGACTCGGAGTCTAAAACATCTGTAAGTTCATTTAGAGGCCCACTGGAAGTGGCTCTAGGACTTTGTAATGAAGGGAGGTGAGGAGCAGGACTGTAAAGAGAAGTAGGTAATCTTAATATTACATCAGCAAGTGCTTTATGTATttgccactgttttttttttttttacctctctaCAGATTCATATGGAAGAGGGGAGGGCCATAATTTTTGAGCCCTGTCCACGTCCCCTTCCTCCTGCACCCAGCCACGGTTAGAGGAAGCATAAGTCAGAATGGCTTCAGTCACAGAGTAAGGGGTGTGACCCTGCACACAATCCTCAATGTGCTTGACAGGAAGCTGAGTCTGCAGGAAGAGATGGAGCTGGCTATCTGACAGGCATACTGTCATGTGCAGCACTCTGTACATGAAGACAAAATATTGtgtgttaaaattaacattactgtattattttacatgctatttttaacgatgcaatttttaaaatgtttgtaagaaGCAAGCACTAgaagattttaaataaagtaggggtgcacgataaatattggccgataattaatgcgcatctcgttcattatcagcgtggatttgcgcagcttatcaattaacaacggctctgtgtagtaacagctgctctatgtgaaatcacgcacctgatggaatttaccgctgattagagaaccggctttactgacgagatgcgcattaattatcggccaatATTTATTGTGGACCCCTAAAATAAAGAGCTGGAACTGACTCATCCAAGAAGCTCTGAAGACCTTTTCTTCTCCTTTCAATGAAGTCATCATTAATAAATGAGAAGAAAGTCTTTTTCGGCAGATCAGGAACAGGTCTGTGGGAAATACAGTGATGCATTATGGGTtactataaagataaaaaaagaggCATACAATGCAGAAAAGTCCCTACTACACAGCAAATTGTTAATATTGCTTGCAGTAAATTTAAACAGAATTTCTAACTGgcgtattaaaaaaaagtaaatactttttttcttttttttttgaggtgcaCCGTCTGAGACATATATGCAGCTATACAGTCATGTGTTTGTGCAAAGGAACTTACACCAGACCAGCGTACTTCTGCAGTTTTTTCTTCAACCACACAAACTCGCTGTATCGCCGCCTCACACAGGATGTTTTGGCAGTGAATGCTTTACTGTTTGTCTGGTGACAGAAACCAAGTAACCAGATGAGATAACACAAGGGCTTATAAAACAAGTGTTGAACAACagaagaataaaaatgcatatagtGAAAGACTGATATATCGGCCAGTATTTGGCTATTAAGATGGTGTCTGCTTATCTACAGATGTTTCATGCATCTTCAAAATACCAGTTTCAATAGAAGcagttttgtgttcattttatttgctgtgcattaaattgcattatgTACAATATATCAGACACAGCCCGTCCTGCCCTTTAAATATCATTATACATATAGATTATGTTCATTGAAATgcaatgaactaaaaaaaaaaaaaaacatctagcaAGGAAACCACCATGAAGCAATAATGATAGAAGATCatggctgtgatttaattaacaccaaaactgtacaattatttaaatatgggGGGGGGTCTGTCTACAGAAGTATTAAAAAAAGACTTTGGTAGTTGGAAAGGGTCACATTATTTGATTACAATCtaataatactaacaaaaatACTCACATGAAGGAAAATTTTGAAGTCCACGTATGAGTTCCACGATCCTTCGTTTTGAATGCGAGGATCCTGAACCCTCACAGCAAtgaactcttttaaaaaaaattaaagaaacattttcaagaccaaaatatacaaatatcaaacatttatgaCATATAATACCTTCAAAAGGACAATCCTGCGGCCTGTTGTTATCAACAGCAAAACCTTTAGTGTCAAATCAGCTGTTTTGTAATCTGCTGTGTCTCAATATCTGACTGACTTAAACCCATAAGATCTCACTGCTTAAGTGCAGTATTCAGATCTGTTATTGCACATCACACAGACAAACTGGAAAGAATAAGAAAGAGATCTTACATCTGGCTCTTGACTTTTGATCATCCTACCAGAGGTAACACGACACAATGGGCATCTGTGGAAAAACAGTGAGTCATCAATGACAATGAGTCATcaaccacaacaaaaacatcCCTCATCATGCATGTtttgctaagtttttttttttttttttttttttttacttacatgaTTTTGTCTTTTCTATCTCTGTTTTGCCATAACTTAAGGAAAGCAAATGTTTTCACAAATCCATAAAGGGAGAAATCAACAGATTCCCCAGACCTGGTACTGTCTACTCTCCAAAACATCACTAATTGTTGATTTGAGTATCTAGGGGAAAAATATCTCCTGACTTGCTCTTTTAACCCCTGTGATGAATAACctgcccctcctcctcctcctcctctaaaCGGCCATTAATCAGAGTAGGGGGAGGCTGCAGACCTTGAGCAGGCAATTCTACGCCCCTGTTGTTCCTGAGGCGTCCAGTAGGTCCAGCTGTACTATGAGCCATCAGAACAGAAGCGACACGAATAATCATGCCTTGTCATTGTTTTCATAATCACCTCAGTAAAATTCCCAAATGGCAATACACACATTTCTGTTCTTGATAACCAACATTCAAAaaattgaactgaaattaaaacattttaattaagaatcTGTCTGTTTATTGTCAATAACTAGAGTTGTCGTATGGGGGGGGGGTCAGCAAATTAAAAGACACGAATAATCATGCCTtgtcattgttttctttcttttgaaaggcAAGGTAGTGGCCAAAAGAATATCAGATTCAGATTGTTTTTAATGTCAAGTAGTTTATCCTTAAGGTGAGACCATTGCtctaaaaagaatgttttttgtggttattatagatattatatcaCTCCATCACCTGTATATATGAAAACCTACAGTGAATATAATTAGTTAGATCTACATACAGGTAGAATATAACTACAGTAGATCCTGTATCATAACATTCTCCATTTGACCAAAATTTgtgtaatattaatgtattattatatttttttttttcaaaaacactaattcaGTTGTCTCCTGTGGCTATGTATGTAGACCAAAAGTGAATACTTTTTAATCCGTTAGTGCAGATCATCTGATatcttaatgtaatgtttatatttaaatccacacaaacaacaacaaacctcTCAATGAGTCAGTGTCTATGGACGGGACGGTTATTAATGAAGTCTCGAGCGTAGGGGCGTGAACCCGTCTGGGCCCTAGATCTGCCTGCTCCGAAAAAGGTTCTGCCCGCAGCCTCCTCGTATAGATTAATCATGAATATTTGTCAGTTCTGTGATTAATAATGTGATTTACCCGTGATTAGAGTAAACACATACATACTGGACATACTTTTAGCAATCCTGTGTAGAGGGTTTCTTTGGCATTAGTGTAACGTTAGTGGCTTTTAATTCGTTAACTTGTCTGCTATCTGTCACAGCTCTTTTTACTCAAGAAAATAACTAAAAGATACATGTATTGGTATGATACTTACAGTAATAGTGCTCTATTTCCAGGTGAGGTTAGTTTTCAGGTAGCGTTAGCGCAAGTTAATGTGCTCATAGATAcgaatgtcaaaaaataaaaaagttaatttcgtACCTTCATCCCATCCGTCCGTTatgaattgtgatttttcttaAATGTCACTTAGACTGTATTACACATACAGATAAAACAGATtagaagtataaaaaaaacacGTCAAAACATTACTGCGAGTATGCGAGTAACGTGATCAGTTTCGTTTTTCTTCAGCtgtgaatatatataaacaagctgAGGTGAGATCTATGGGTGAGATACTGCCATCTAGGGCACGGGAAGTTAATCTGCTTATGAGTTATGCTTATGATGCTCATACTAGCAAGTGGGGTCACTAGGTTTTGATACACAGCCAGTATGTATTGCTTATCTTTTCCCACCACGGCAAAATACCACAGgtgaatataataaacattttaactaatagATAACATACTTGTAAAACTATTTTGCAACTGGCCTGAAAGGCTAATAAAGGTTCAAAATccttgtttcattttattatcatattagaattaaAGGTTTTAAAGAGGGAATTTTGTATATGTCTTTATATAACTccattcatttaaatgattaaataaataaaataattttttaggtgTGAAATGTTACATAAATCAGGCAATTGATACATTAACTAGTCAGTGCatgagaaaaaactcatttagaggaaacaacttttaaaaatagcctatgtattgtaattgaaattgaCAGACACAATAGTGTATTTAGGATGTTTTCTTCCCACAAGTCTGAAAATAGACAAGTTAAGGAAGAAAAATCTCAAAATGGACCAGCGCCTTAATAAACAATGGTTAGTCTTGCATAAAAGACTTacataaaatgcttatttttactggaatttacagaaatatatattagtTTCAGGTATTATACTACCAATATCTTAATGTAGTGACACTGGTGCTGTTTTCAGTAATGATGAAGGATCTGTTCTACATGGCGTCTCATTGGAGCGTTGAGTGTAAGAACTTTATCCGCTGTAATCTTCTTTAGCTTCTGTTGCATGCAGGTGGGGATGTCATATGGAGCTGCAGAGACAGACAGGGACAATGAGACATCGCTTTGATAGCTGATTTGAGCGTGCATTCTGCCTGGTGAGTTTAAGACAACAAAAACATAGTGGATTCTTTATCAAAATGTTGATATTTGTTCTTTTCCAACACAAGAAATGGAGGACGCAGAGGTCCGACAACAGAAGCTGGACAATCAGGTAAGTATCTCAGAAATGAATGTCTTTGGATTAGACACCTGCATATTTTATCATCAGGGTTTTCTTTCAATATTATTTTACCTTTGACATTATAGTCATGCTTAACATCATGCTTAAAAGCATAGCTCTAGATTCTCTGCTTCATTAGGTTTTGAGGACCTGTATCTATACTAATGGCATTACTGGGtagttatatatatttgatgtttaacaGCACTTCATATCATGTCAATTCTCACAGCGTTCGCTTTTGATCAAGAAACAACAAAGAAGAAGGACAGATGCCCGGATGATCACAGCGAACTGTGACATTCGTCCCAAGACACATAAACAGAAAGCTGACTCTGACGATACAGCTTTATTAATAAGCCAATCTCAGAGCAACATTTCCCTCAGTGGTTTGTAATCacttactttttttgttgtattgttaaATAACACGTGATGTTGTTTATTAGTGATTAGTTTTACAGAAAATAACACCCTGCCTATTTATTGTCAGACACACAGCCTGAGCAGATTTACGAAAACACAGTGGAAGAGATTTGTTTAGGAGAGCTGACTATTTCATCCAGGACAGAAGAGGCTTCTGAAGATGCGGCTCAATCTGTTCCAGTCATCACTAAGAAAATCGATCTAGAGATCAGCCCACAGCACAGCGCTAAATGCACTTTAGACACAGAAGGCCAGGGAGATGGAAAGAAAACTAAGAAGAAGGGTGTTAAAAAAGGGCTAACAAAATGTAAgagttttttctattttcaattaTAACTTTTGTATCTGCCTTTGCGTGATATGCCTTTACATTTGGTTGAATTGCACATTCTAGTACTTGAAGCCAAACCTGCATTAGAAGCGGAGGAACATGaggggaaagagaaaaaaactgtgaaaaagaaGGATAAGACAAACGAATCCAAGGAGAAAGGGAAGACAGAGGAACAGTCTTGTAAGTGTACCGGAGATGTGTGTCCATTGTTAGGCATGATACAAGTTAAAGGCCGTTTCCTGTCACACAGCCCAGTGCTTCATCCATAAATAGGAAATAACCTGACATTGGCATTGTTAACATTCCAACTCGGGGTATTTTCCAGCAATTCAGACTGATTCGGTTGTGGAAATCAACATTAATGAAGAGAAAAAACCTGAATCAGAGAGCAAGGATGAAAGAAAAGACTGGACAGAGAGCCCTGTCCCTCCAACaccaaagaaaaaacaacatccCAAACCAAGTATAAAATCTGATACATGTCTTCATATTTACCTTTTTGTTTCATGATGGTTTCTTTTGATCTGGATTGGTTGTTAATATTAGTTTTCTGTCGTTGTAGTGAGATGTCATCTCAGTGACAGTGAGGAAGAAAaagaggatgaagaggaggagaacAAAAAGAGGGAAGctaaaaaaacaccaaagaagTCTAAAAAAGAAGCgaaaaatgatgacagtattgCTTCTTTAAACTCCAACTATAAGGAGCCGGTCTCTGATAGTGATTCTTTAGACATGGGAAAAGTAAGATGTAgtctaaatttatttgtttagtgttatatacactgtgtgtgtgtataatttatacattttaattttctattttaattttaaagctaataagttattttgttttgtcctttttatgagttaatggtgctgtatgtaagtgtttgactctactaaagcataaaaataccataaaatgtttgcaaatatttaagaaacatgctaagttaacatacatgtttatctgaaaaacaatgctgcagtcagttattctcctttgaaaatgtgcgttctgggccggaatgtcaTCTCTGTTTTGGTTTCTGAAACCCGCtcactgccaatttacccaattgtatttcggcacgccgggttgccagttggtggaaaactcagcgtatttaatttcattcatcgtcaagtgtgttcgttcctgtttgtgtcgtcaatcagGCAACCTGCAtctgcgtcaagtctgaggaggaaggACTGGGTGAAAAAAAACGTCTCCaatgttttgaatttggactgcaatacctagttcaagcactcggtgtcaatcctacatacagcaccttttaacatgtctttttttttttagtttgttctggtttagtttttttttttagttattttagtacttcaacttaaactaaattttttttttttttttgtatttcactttaatatttcaagcaaagaaaattacattttttaatggttttaggtTTAGTTGAAGTTAATACAATAACCctgatcttttttctttcttgtccAGTCCTCTCCGATGTCTTTGGAGGATCTGGAACAGTTTGCCATGCGTCCTGCTCCAAGAGATGTGACTATTCAGTGCAGGATCACCAGAGACAGGAGGGGAGTGGAGAAGGGCATCTTTCCCACATATTACCTCCATATGGAAAAGGAGGATGGGAAAAGGGTTAGCAGAAGTgcgaataaataaaaacatgagaaataattttttcattccTTAACATATCATTGTTCTCTTGTCCAATGTTTCGAATGGGCAGGTCTTTCTAATGGctggcagaaaaagaaagaagtgcAAAACCTCGAATTATTTGATATCAATCGATCCTACCGATTTATCCAGAGATACTGAGAGCTACATAGGCAAACTAAGGTCAGTACCATTACAGTGCCTTATTACAAATATTGTTTGCAATTCTGCCCATGCTAAAAATCTGTCTCCTCAGATCAAATGTCTTGGGGACTAAATTCACTGTGTATGATAATGGAGAGAATCCAGAAAGGAAACCATTCATTAAAGAAACAGATACGCTGCGACAAGAGCTAGCAGCAATATGTTATGTAAGATGCTAACtttgtactgttttttctttagatgtcagtatatatatatatatatatatatatatatatatata
This region of Cyprinus carpio isolate SPL01 chromosome B12, ASM1834038v1, whole genome shotgun sequence genomic DNA includes:
- the LOC109100117 gene encoding uncharacterized protein LOC109100117 isoform X2 yields the protein MIKSQEPDEFIAVRVQDPRIQNEGSWNSYVDFKIFLHTNSKAFTAKTSCVRRRYSEFVWLKKKLQKYAGLVPVPDLPKKTFFSFINDDFIERRRKGLQSFLDEVLHMTVCLSDSQLHLFLQTQLPVKHIEDCVQGHTPYSVTEAILTYASSNRGWVQEEGDVDRAQKLWPSPLPYESVESPAPHLPSLQSPRATSSGPLNELTDVLDSESRLSDAEQTALDLKHGIGHEQLPQEEESYIKLVVEVHPNLVVSVETEEEDGNIGSKETQRLDEDAKDLQSYDCEYLAPQIAGLIEDKLQQGEAHNEEDLDQETSVAEDAVDVTSVDEVIEKKIDDINEAKKGSQDVGLEQDSTVRQTPDKILHEEDPGERIHKNEVSIDLSADAEKETAEDVTLHDACEKNTPDIEDQDESDTTEEHVVRENGVSDDDAAAQEEAMNENEVHVGEVNKLNAKCLQPGSAILILEGTEEAVSMQTPPVAETVGNLDANTADVNMLVLQAIEMDSMQCHETDSHTTITTHQTDTNSHGN
- the LOC109100117 gene encoding uncharacterized protein LOC109100117 isoform X1; translated protein: MFWRVDSTRSGESVDFSLYGFVKTFAFLKLWQNRDRKDKIICPLCRVTSGRMIKSQEPDEFIAVRVQDPRIQNEGSWNSYVDFKIFLHTNSKAFTAKTSCVRRRYSEFVWLKKKLQKYAGLVPVPDLPKKTFFSFINDDFIERRRKGLQSFLDEVLHMTVCLSDSQLHLFLQTQLPVKHIEDCVQGHTPYSVTEAILTYASSNRGWVQEEGDVDRAQKLWPSPLPYESVESPAPHLPSLQSPRATSSGPLNELTDVLDSESRLSDAEQTALDLKHGIGHEQLPQEEESYIKLVVEVHPNLVVSVETEEEDGNIGSKETQRLDEDAKDLQSYDCEYLAPQIAGLIEDKLQQGEAHNEEDLDQETSVAEDAVDVTSVDEVIEKKIDDINEAKKGSQDVGLEQDSTVRQTPDKILHEEDPGERIHKNEVSIDLSADAEKETAEDVTLHDACEKNTPDIEDQDESDTTEEHVVRENGVSDDDAAAQEEAMNENEVHVGEVNKLNAKCLQPGSAILILEGTEEAVSMQTPPVAETVGNLDANTADVNMLVLQAIEMDSMQCHETDSHTTITTHQTDTNSHGN
- the LOC109099910 gene encoding tubby protein homolog yields the protein MEDAEVRQQKLDNQRSLLIKKQQRRRTDARMITANCDIRPKTHKQKADSDDTALLISQSQSNISLSDTQPEQIYENTVEEICLGELTISSRTEEASEDAAQSVPVITKKIDLEISPQHSAKCTLDTEGQGDGKKTKKKGVKKGLTKLLEAKPALEAEEHEGKEKKTVKKKDKTNESKEKGKTEEQSSIQTDSVVEININEEKKPESESKDERKDWTESPVPPTPKKKQHPKPMRCHLSDSEEEKEDEEEENKKREAKKTPKKSKKEAKNDDSIASLNSNYKEPVSDSDSLDMGKSSPMSLEDLEQFAMRPAPRDVTIQCRITRDRRGVEKGIFPTYYLHMEKEDGKRVFLMAGRKRKKCKTSNYLISIDPTDLSRDTESYIGKLRSNVLGTKFTVYDNGENPERKPFIKETDTLRQELAAICYEKNVLGFKGPRKMTVIIPGMHENDERVVIRPKNELEALFTRYENGNKENLVTLVNKSPSWNEQTQSYVLNFHGRVTQASVKNFQIVHPDNVDYIAMQFGRVAEDVFSMDYSFPMCALQAFAITLSSFDGKLACE